In Colias croceus chromosome 19, ilColCroc2.1, the following are encoded in one genomic region:
- the LOC123700202 gene encoding myotubularin-related protein 4 isoform X2, whose product MSDRERYRAPPQPEPPPHRVRASDLYPRQRTHYDEPGLDAGFTPICGEFVQWVGRTSDGGTIAMSNYRLHLQPRRRNGAGSSVPLRLIDALEIRDLLCLIVLCKHGRQLKCSFNTGEQCLEWWRRLGTALTPITSLQETFAAAYAAWAKEQPPSSVHRALMSASHAPQRHWFGPELERLGFSPKGPWRVTAANAEYKLCSSYPPLLIVPATIGDEQLESVARFRAMRRIPAVVWRHRGTGAVIARSSQPEVGWFGWRSSDDEGLLAAFVAACNADKQTPNKQLKLLIVDARSFASAVTNRARGGGCECQQYYPHADIQFMSLPNIHHVRKSFQQLRALVAEPSDQANWHSNLERTLWPQYLSGIARAASGVARAVCAGRPVLVHCSDGWDRTPQLVAAAQLLLDPHYRTLEGFRTLIEREWLDFGHKFAERCGHQVGGEDPNERSPIFLQWLHLVYQLMLQFPCAFEFNEAYLIKLATHVHSCMFGTFLCNSRRERADCAASTPHVWHLLAAPAYRNHLYAPNHDQVIWPECSVRSMQIWWGGLGGVEGEGDAEGEARALDPPPAPLFAPDAAPTLPHNGFMTKTRSCDNLLNEGEKRTTQRRCSDPSIAPDVIKLSLVVNGRTIEGEKEKERSECGVALTDSCVDSLPQTCLTHAESEDQVVSLHPDYFDSQPRDITSNSSSLERELASVAENKQTDEIPLVNGDVSVDVTDSGTPVDERNVFDCDLYTDVIEMADTSREVGRTRNISITWRSISESSNQSSTGFDIPENSPQSRIDPSPPRLDQIIDNRSSSDRDTPTIDNRNSSDRETPIIDNCNSTEGDIVNHNVVNGSTNHNRENGVSNGSVNGIVDVTAKFLEVELNGGGVSSSGASSESDGETREVRTSDPSRGSRVPSQLTLCPASPRRPACCHCSTGRYSAACWCGVCGAGAGAGECSAVARCVCGAGAAHTHHSLDGLPPADNPTQARLHQIILYQKKVVEELSGQLREAREALRRASPPAPQTRPPPPPIDTHTVSSSGSSGASGSSSGSASEVEVGEEARGVVWLPDSAAPRCQHCRNPFWLARRRHHCRLCGGIFCGSCSEMSSWGEVGAVRVCRRCRALR is encoded by the exons ATGTTCCTTCAACACAGGCGAGCAATGTCTAGAATGGTGGAGGCGGCTCGGTACAGCGCTAACACCGATCACGTCTCTACAGGAAACGTTCGCAGCGGCGTACGCGGCGTGGGCGAAGGAACAACCGCCCTCGTCGGTGCACAGAGCGCTAATGAGCGCTTCGCACGCGCCGCAGAGGCATTGGTTCGGCCCAGAG TTGGAAAGATTAGGATTCTCACCAAAAGGTCCATGGCGAGTGACAGCTGCCAATGCGGAATACAAACTGTGCTCATCGTACCCACCTCTATTGATAGTGCCCGCTACCATCGGTGACGAACAACTGGAGTCTGTTGCACG GTTTCGAGCCATGCGCCGCATTCCAGCGGTTGTATGGCGGCATCGTGGTACAGGCGCGGTAATAGCTCGATCCTCTCAACCAGAAGTGGGCTGGTTCGGTTGGCGTTCCAGTGATGATGAGGGGCTGTTGGCTGCGTTCGTAGCTGCTTGTAATGCGGATAAGCAGACGCCTAATAAG CAACTCAAGCTGCTAATAGTGGACGCTCGTTCCTTCGCGTCAGCGGTGACGAACCGAGCACGTGGTGGTGGCTGCGAGTGCCAGCAGTACTACCCGCACGCGGACATACAGTTCATGAGCCTGCCGAACATACACCACGTGCGCAAGAGCTTCCAGCAGCTGCGGGCGTTGGTCGCCGAGCCGAGCGATCAGGCCAA CTGGCACAGCAACCTGGAGCGGACGTTATGGCCGCAGTATTTATCGGGTATAGCGCGAGCAGCAAGCGGCGTGGCGCGTGCTGTGTGCGCGGGCCGGCCCGTGCTGGTGCACTGTTCGGACGGCTGGGACCGCACGCCGCAGCTCGTGGCCGCCGCGCAGCTGCTGCTCGACCCGCACTACCGCACGCTCGAG GGTTTCCGCACACTGATCGAGCGCGAGTGGCTCGACTTCGGGCACAAGTTCGCTGAGCGCTGCGGGCACCAGGTCGGCGGGGAGGACCCCAACGAGAGATCGCCGATCTTCTTGCAGTGGCTGCATCTGGTGTATCAGCTGATGCTGCAGTTTCCATGCGCTTTCGAGTTCAATGAGGCTTATTTG ATAAAGCTGGCGACACACGTGCACTCGTGCATGTTCGGCACGTTCCTGTGCAACAGCCGGCGCGAGCGCGCGGACTGCGCCGCGAGCACGCCGCACGTGTGGCACCTGCTGGCCGCGCCCGCCTACCGCAACCACCTGTACGCGCCCAACCACGACCAG GTTATCTGGCCGGAATGCAGCGTGCGTTCAATGCAAATCTGGTGGGGAGGCCTAGGCGGGGTGGAGGGCGAAGGTGACGCGGAGGGCGAAGCCCGAGCGCTTGATCCACCGCCCGCGCCGCTATTTGCACCAGATGCTGCGCCCACGCTGCCGCATAACG GTTTTATGACAAAAACGCGATCCTGTGATAACTTATTGAATGAAGGCGAGAAGCGAACGACGCAGCGGCGGTGTAGTGACCCTAGCATAGCGCCCGATGTTAT caaATTATCACTTGTAGTGAACGGAAGGACCATCGAAGGGGAGAAAGAGAAAGAGCGATCGGAGTGCGGCGTCGCACTCACGGACAGTTGTGTGGATTCCTTGCCGCAGACTTGTTTAACGCACGCCGAGAGTGAGGATCAG gTTGTCAGCCTCCACCCGGACTACTTCGACAGCCAACCGCGTGACATTACCAGCAATTCTTCATCGCTCGAGCGAGAACTCGCTTCCGTAGCTgaaaacaaacagacagatgAAATACCCCTGGTGAACGGTGACGTGAGCGTTGACGTCACGGATAGTGGCACGCCGGTTGACGAGCGGAATGTGTTCGACTGCGATCTATACACCGATGTTATAGAGATGGCCGAT ACATCAAGAGAAGTTGGCAGAACGAGAAACATCAGTATAACGTGGCGATCTATATCAGAATCGAGCAACCAATCGTCAACCGGCTTCGACATCCCAGAGAACTCGCCGCAGAGCCGCATAGACCCAAGCCCACCGAGATTAGATCAAATCATAGACAACAGAAGCTCTTCGGACAGAGACACGCCCACCATAGACAACCGGAACTCCTCCGATAGAGAAACACCGATCATAGACAATTGCAACTCCACAGAGGGGGACATAGTCAATCACAATGTAGTCAATGGTTCGACGAATCATAATCGGGAAAACGGTGTCAGTAATGGCTCTGTTAATGGAATTGTTGATGTTACGGCGAAGTTTTTAGAAGTTGAATTAAATG GTGGTGGCGTATCATCGAGCGgcgctagttcagagagcgacGGTGAAACGCGCGAGGTTCGAACCTCGGACCCGTCCAGAGGGAGCAGAGTGCCGAGCCAACTCACTCTGTGCCCAGCGTCTCCAAGGCGACCGGCTTGCTGTCATTGTAGTACag GTCGGTACAGCGCCGCGTGCTGGTGCGGCGTGTGCGGtgcgggcgcgggcgcgggcgaGTGCAGCGCGGTGGCACGCTGCGTGtgcggcgcgggcgcggcgcACACACACCACTCGCTGGACGGCCTGCCGCCCGCAGACAACCCCACGCAGGCGCGGCTGCACCAGATCATATTGTATCAGAAG AAAGTGGTAGAAGAGCTGAGCGGTCAGTTACGCGAAGCTCGCGAGGCGTTGCGGCGCGCGTCCCCCCCCGCGCCGCAGACGCGGCCCCCGCCCCCGCCGATAGACACGCATACG GTGAGCAGCAGCGGCAGCAGCGGCGCGAGCGGCAGCAGCAGCGGCAGCGCGTCCGAGGTGGAGGTGGGCGAGGAGGCGCGCGGCGTCGTGTGGCTGCCGGACAGCGCCGCGCCGCGCTGCCAGCACTGCCGCAACCCGTTCTGGCTGGCGCGCCGCCGCCACCACTGCAG ACTGTGCGGCGGAATATTCTGCGGCTCGTGCTCAGAGATGAGCTCTTGGGGTGAAGTGGGTGCTGTGCGTGTGTGCCGCCGCTGTAGGGCGCTGCGGTGA